The Atribacter laminatus genome contains the following window.
TGGCGGTGGGAGTGGAAAGGCTCATAGATAATACCGAGGCTTAACAGTGAAACTTATTACTTCCGAATCCATGCAAAAACTGGAAAAAAGGTTAGTCGAATCCTACCGGATTCCGACTCAGCTCCTCATGGAGAATGCCGGAAGAAATATTGTCGAAAAAATCGAAGGCATTGGAATGGAGAAATCATGGAAACAAGTGGCGGTGATCTGTGGCCCGGGAAACAATGGAGGTGACGGATTGGTCATTGCCCGTCATCTCAATCTTCGTTATCCGTCATTGCCTATTACCATTTTTTTAGCAGGAAATCCCGAGCGCTTAAAAAACGATTCTGCTCTTAATTATGAAATCTGTCAGCGAATCGGTATACCGATACAGCGAGTCTTCCCAGAAAATCCACTCGGTTTCGAGCCAGGAACTCTGATAATTGATTCTCTTTTTGGTACAGGACTATCAAAAAATGTTGAAGGCATTTTTCAAGTAGTAATCGATGCTATCAATGAAGCCAAGCAATCAATGATTATTGCCGTTGATGTCCCTTCGGGTATCGATGCGACCTGGGGGAAAATCATGGGAAGGGCAGTGAAAGCCCACCATACCATTACTTTAGGAATGATCAAGAGGGGATTGGTAGTCGCTCCTGCTCGTGAATACTGTGGAACTATTCATCTTGCTGATATCGGAATCCCTTTTGATCGAGAACCGGGAATTGTTCCCCAAGAAGGCTTTCTAATCACGCCTGATTTCATACGTCCCTTTTTGCCAGAGAAAGCTTTTCTCAGCAATAAAATAAGTACCGGGGTTGTTATGATAGTTGCAGGAAGCCCAGCTATGACTGGAGCTGGTCTTTTAACCTGTCAAGCCGCTTATCGAAGCGGAGCAGGGATGGTTATTTGGGCTACCAACCCTCAACTTGCGCCTTTAGTAAAAACTTCAATTCCTGAAGTGGTGAGCACCATTCTTTCCGACAATAAAAATAGTTTTCAGTGGGAATATTTGCCTCATCATGCCGATGAAATATGTAAAGCCATCTTACAACGAAAATGCCGTTCAATTGCCATTGGTCCTGGTTTAGGTTCGTCTTGGTCATCCAAATACTTTATTGAAAAAGTCATTGAAAAATCACCAGTCAAGGGTGTGATCGATGCTGATGCCTTAAATGCCATCGCTGTAAACCGGGAGTTTTGGAAAAATCGTTTACAAGGTTGGATTCTCACTCCTCACGAAGGTGAAATGGGTCGACTCCTTAACCGCTCGGCTTCTTCAATTGCTGAAAATCGAATCGCCGCGAGTTGTGCTTTGTCTCAATACTTTAACTGTATTACCGTTTTAAAGGGACCGGGAACCATTGTTGTATCTCCCCAGGGAGAAATTGCTATCAACCCGACGGGGAATCCCAATCTCGCTACTGCTGGGAGTGGAGACGTTTTAACTGGAATTATTGCTTCTTTATTAGCTCAAGGGAGGTCTCCGTTTATCAGTGCCGTGACCGGAGTATTTCTCCATGGATTAACAGCTGATTTATATCAAAAACAGTCTCCTCAACTTCTTGCCAGTGATCTAGCATCTTATCTCCCATACGCTATAAAGGTGGTTAAAAATTGTGAATACCGATTACCCATTGTGGATAGAGATTGACTCACGATCGCTCCATAATAATTTTAATCGAATACTACAGCATCTAAGCATCCCCAATGCTTCCCGAATAATCGGAGTAGTCAAGGCAGATGCTTACGGGCATGGCATAGAAAGCGTTTTGCTCCTTCAGAAGTGGGGCATGAATCGCTTTGGAGTTGCTACCGTTCAAGAGGGTGAAGCTCTCCGGCAATTAGGAATCAAAGGGACCATCTATTTATTAGGAGGATTCATAAACCAGGAAATTCCTGGAATTTTTAAAAATCACTTAACACCCGCCCTTTCCTCTCGAGATGAATGGAATCAGCTGAAATCTGCTGTTCAATTGAATCAACAAGAGCTGGAATTTCATTTAAAAATTGATTCGGGGATGTATCGAATGGGCTTTCTTCCGGGGGAGCTGGATGAATCATTCATCAAGCAAATAAGTCATCACCCCTATTTGCGTCTAAAAGGTGTAATGACCCACTTTGCCAGTTCAGAAAATGATCCTGCTTATACCCACCAGCAGTTTGAGATTTTTCAGAAATTTTTACAGAATAAATCCCTATCGGAACAGATCCCAATTCAAAATTTAGAAAAGCATTGCTGTAACAGCGCAGGATTCCTTTTTTTCCCCCATTATCACCTCGATATGGTGAGAGTAGGAATTGCGTTATTTGGTGTTTCGCCCATCCAGGACCCTTCTCCAGTCCGATCACTTGGGTTATCACCAGTGATGAGGGTAAAAAGCCGGGTTAAACTTTTAAAAAACCTTCCATCGGGATGTTGTATTGGATATGGTGGAACCTGCATTACCCAACGTCCGACCCGATTGGCAGTTATTCCTATCGGTTATGCTCAAGGGCTTTTGCGCCGTCTTTCAAACCGAATGGAGGTTTTAATCAAAGGACGACGAGCCAAATGCTTAGGAGTTATTTCCATGGATCAAATGATGGTAGATGTAACCTCTCTCCCTGATGTGAAAAGGGGAGATCTGGTTACAATTCTTGGATCAGATGGACCTGATGAAATTCGAGCGGAAGAGATGGCTGCCTGGGCAGAAACCATTCCTCACGAAATTTTATGTAGTTTTATTCGGATTAAAAATCGGATTGTGGTATGACTCACCTTGATGCTCAATCATCATCCAATGAAGCCCAAACCATGAAAATTGCCGGTTATTTTACTCAGACCTATTTTCAACCGGGAATTCCCATTCTTTTATCCGGTCAGTTAGGTGCTGGAAAAACCTATTTTACCAAAGGGATCGCTCAAGCACTGGGTATTTCCAGCCATGAGGTGATTAGTCCAAGCTTTGCTTTAATCAATGAATATCATGGCCCGGTTTATATTCTCAACCATATGGATTTTTATCGTCTCGAAAACTGGCAGGAGGTTGAACAGCTGGGGATCGAGGAATATTTAACCTCGCATTCTTTTACTGTTATTGAATGGGGTGAACGTTTTTTAGCTCATTTTCCTCCTCCTTATTTTGTGGTTAAATTAACCGAAACTAATGAAAAAAATCGACTCATCGAAATCTTTTATCAAGATTATGAAAAATAATCCATTACCGAATACTCTCGCCTTGGATACCAGTACTCCCTGGCTGACTTTATCTTTAGGAAACAGTTCCGAGATTATCTATCAGCATCGATCCCAGGTCATTGCCGACCATTCCCGGATTCTGATTCAATCTTTAGAGAAAATGCAAAAAAGGGGGCTCTTTTCAAACTTTCCACCAGAACGGATCGTTATCGGTCGCGGCCCTGGTTCTTTTACCGGAATAAAAATAACCAATATTACTGGCCGTTCTTTGGCTTACAGCTTGAATTGTCCTTTATATGGTTTTTCCACTTTGGAGATGTTAGCTTACCAGGGAAGTAGGCTCGTCTCACCCCATGAAGATTTGATTATTCTTCCGGTAATTTTTCATAAAAAGAATGAAGTCTTCTGGTCCGAATTTAAGTCAAACTTTCATAAACAATCGGATCGCCAAGTTAAAATACAAATTGGACCCTGTTCAAATATTATGAAGCTTTATTCTCCTAAAGATGTTTTGATTATTACTCCTTGGCAAGAACTCTATAGCCTTTTTCAAACCAGCCAATTTCAATGCCTTCACCCGGATAAATCGCAACCTGATTCCATTAACCTTATTGAATTAATGGAAAGTCGAGATATTTCTGTTCAAAAGAATGATTCTGAATTCTTCGAAGAAAGCGCTGAACCTTTATACGGATCGCGAGTCTTTGAGCATGAATAACTCTCCTTTCCCAACCGAACCCTATGCCATTGAAAAGATGAAACCAATCCATTTATCAGCGGTTTTAGCTATAGAAAAGAAATCTTTCCCCCAGCCCTGGAGTTTATCTCTTTTTATGAGCGAATTTACCAACCGTCTGGCAACTTACCTAGTTCTTCGCCTGAAAAGAAAGGTGATTGGTTACATAGGTTATTGGTATCTTTTCGAAGAAGCTCACATAACCACTTTTGCCATACATCCCGATTATCGCCGTCAGGGATTGGGGAAGCAACTCCTCAAACACGCTCTGAACCTAATTTTGAATCAGGGTTGTCATGAAGTTTTTCTTGAAGTAAGAATTTCCAATTTCCCTGCCCAAAATCTTTATCATTCTCTGGGTTTTACTGCCGTTGGAATTCGAAAAAAATACTACATTGATGGTGAAGATGCCATCATTATGAAAAAAATCATGAGTCAAGAAAGTTAAAAAGAAAGGATTATCATGTACTGTTTGGCAATTGAAACTAGTTGCGATGATACCTGTGTCGCTATTATAAAAAATGGGAATACTATTCTCTCCAATGTAATATCCAGTCAAATCGATATTCATCGTCGTTTTGGTGGAGTTGTTCCAGAAGTCGCATCCCGACGCCATTTGGAATATTTGATTCCGGCTTTAGAACAGGCTTTTCAACAGGCCAATCTCACTCTAAAAAATATCGATTTAATTGCAGTAACCCGTGGCCCAGGGTTAACTGGATCACTGCTAATGGGACTTTGTATGGGGAAAACTTTCTCTATCCTCCATCAAAAACCCTTCATCGCCGTCAATCATTTGGAAGGACATCTTTTTGCTTCTCGATTGGACCACCCAGACATTACCCCACCTTTCATTTCACTCATCGTTTCAGGAGGGCATACCGAGTTAACCGTGGTTCAAGACTGGGGCAAATATGTTCATTTAGGACGAACTCGTGACGATGCTGCCGGAGAAGTTTTTGATAAGGTAGCTAAATATCTGAAAATCGGCTATCCAGGCGGCCCTTTAATTGACAATCGAGCAAGCAACGCCAATCCAACTCGCTTCCATTTTCGGGGAGGGTTAGAAGATCAAGAAAATTATGATTTCAGCTTCAGCGGTCTCAAAACTGCGGTTATTCGAGCTTATGACCAGCTTTCTGATTCTTCCAAAAAAGATGAAAAGGGAATCAACGATCTTTTGGCATCCTTTCAGCAAAGTGTGGTTCGTACTCTCTGGAAAAAAACCATCCGAGCTGTTAAAAAAACCGGTATTCGAAGTGTATCGCTGGGAGGTGGAGTAGCAGCGAACAGCTCCCTCCGTTCGCTTTTTTCACAAAAAGGATTTCAAAACAACATAAAAGTTTATCTCCCATCACCAGCCTTATGTACTGATAACGCTGCTATGATAGGAAGTTGTGGCTCTTTTCATTTTTCCTTCGGAAGGATTAGCCCTCTCGACTTGGAACCTGATCCCCAGCTTCGCTTGGGTGACGTATGAAGCTCAATTGTGAAATTTCTCAATTGATAGGTAATTTTTATGTATTGACCTTGCTTTATTCTATAGCCAATGTGAGCTGGTTGAATTTTCACCTTTGTTTGATTAATATATTATGATATATTTTCAATGAACCTATAGGTTTTTTTCTTCATTAACGTTATAATATATTTTTGTCGCTGATTTCTAAGAAACTAAAGCTATTCTGATTCACTCCGCTTTAGATTTCGATGCTTTGCCAGACTTCTCCCCAGAGAATAGTCTGACCTTTTCCATGAAATGGAAATAATCTATACGATATAATAGAAGGGAAGGTGTTAATTATGCCAAAAAAACTCATTTTCGATGAAGAAGCTCGCCGTGCAATTGAAAAAGGAGCGAATATTATTACCGATTCGGTAAAGCTAACCTTAGGCCCTAAGGGTCGAAATGTCATTTTAGAAAAAAAATTCGGAGGGCCAACCATCACCAATGACGGGGTTACAATTGCCCGAGAAATTGAGGTCAAAGATCCTTTTGAAAATATCGGAGTAACCTTGGTCCGAGAAGTTGCAACCAAAACCAACGATATAGCTGGAGATGGAACCACTACAGCCATGGTCCTTGCCCAAAAAATGATCCGCAATGGATTGAAAAATGTCACCGCCGGTTATAATCCAGTTTTTCTTAAAAATGGTATGGATAAAATTCTCGTCCAAATCGTCGATAAAATTAACCAATACAGTATTCCGGTTGATGATCAAAAATCCATCGCTCAGGTCGCCGCAATCTCCGCAAAAGATCAGTCAATTGGTCAAATCATTGCCGAAGCCATTGAAAAAGTTGGAAGAGATGGTGTCATTACCGTGGAAGAATCCAAATCAACCGAAACCACACTTGAGGTGGTTGAGGGCATGCAATTTGATCGGGGATATCTTTCTCCTTATATGGTAACCGATCAGGAGAGAATGGTTTGTATTCTGGAAAATCCCTATATTTTGATTACTGATTCTAAAATTAGCTCCATTCAAACGCTGCTCCCCATACTCCAGCAGGTCGTCCAAACCGGAAAACCTCTATTGATCATTGCCGAAGATTTAGAAGGTGAAGCCTTAGCGACTTTAGTGGTCAATCGACTTCGTGGTGCACTCAACGTTGCAGCAGTAAAAGCACCGGCTTTTGGAGATCGACGGAAGGAAATCCTTCACGACCTGGCTATTCTTACCGGTGGTCAGGTTATCTCCCAGGAAATGGGGATGAAATTAGAGAAAGTCAGCATAGATCTTTTAGGAAAAGCCGGTTCGGTAAAAATCAATAAAGACAACACCATCATTGTTGATGGCCAGGGAAATCCCGATGAAATAAAAGCTCGAGAAAAGGAAATCCGAGTACAAATTGAAAAGACCGATTCCAGTTATGACCGTGAAAAACTTCAGGAACGATTGGCAAAGTTAATTGGAGGAGTGGCAATCATCAAAGTAGGAGCACTCTCCGAAACCGAGCTCAAAGAAAAGAAACATCGAGTTGAAGATGCTCTCTCAGCAACTCGTTCGGCTATTGAAGAAGGTATCGTTCCCGGAGGAGGATCAATACTTCTGCATATTGGACAGGAAATCTCTATTGATAACCTATCCAATGATGAGCAAATTGGTGCTCAAATCGTTTTAAATGCTTTGGAAGAACCTCTCAAAAGAATCGCTGAAAATTCTGGATACCAAGGGAACATTATCGCTGGAAAGGTTCGAGACCTGGATAAAAAAATGGGTTTTAACGCTATGACCGGTGATTTGGTTGACATGGTCAAATCGGGAATAGTAGATCCTGCCAAGGTTACTCGAGCTGCTCTCCAAAATGCTGTGAGCATTGCATCCTTAGCCTTGACTACCCAAACCATCATAGCTGAGCACAAAGAAGAAGAACCGGAGTAAAGACAATGTACAATCCGAGTTTTCCAACCATCGGATTACAGGAAAACTCGGATTGTTCTTATATAATCAATTCAAGTGTGCTATTTTGATAATAACCAAAGGACACCCCTTCAAGGAGGGGGATTTTTAAATGTTTATTCCTTTATCACACAACTTCAAAACCTTCTTTTGGGTTGGGGTGTCCCCATACGTTTTCCTTTGCTTTCAAACTGGAGTGGAGTCGAATCCTACCTATTTATACCTACTCAGTGTCCGATATTATGTCTCAAAGAGAGAAAAAGAAAAGCGTCAACCATAATGAATCAAAGGGAATATATTTGTGAATCAATACTTGGTTTTTAATACTGCTGAGATGAACGGAGGAAGGTGAAACCCATGCATGAAGTGTCATTAGGAAAATACCGGATGGCTCGAATGACTTACGGGTTTGATGAAATTTCCTTGGTTCCTGGACTTCGAACCATAGACCCGCTAGATGTTGACCTAAGCATCTCCATTGGGAATGAACATCTCGACCTCCCTATACTTGGAGCAGCCATGGATGGAGTTATTGATCCGATAATGGCGGTGACTATGGGAAAATTGGGTGCCGTGGGAGTTCTCAACCTGGAAGGCATATTCTGTCGTTATCAAGATCCCTATCCGATGATTTCCAGTCTTATTCAAAAATCACGAGAAGAAATCACCAGTTTCTTGCAAAAAACCTATCAAGAACCAATCCAAGAATCACTTATAAAAGAACGAATCCAGCAAATTAAATCCCAGGGTGTTCTTACCGCCGCATCAGTGACTCCTTCTCGAGCTCAAACCTTAGGCATTAAAGCCATTGAAGCCGGTCTCGATCTCTTGGTTATCCAATCCACCGTCACTACTCGGGAATTTTTATCTTCTCGGAGCACTGCTTTTGATTTAAAAAGCTTTTGCCAAGGTCTTCCTATACCGGTTATCGTTGGAAATTGTGCAACTTACGAAGTTGCTCTGGAATTAATGAAAGCCGGTGCTTCAGGAATTTTAGTGGGCATTGGGCCAGGTGCTGCCTGTACGACTCGTGCTGTATTGGGAATAGGGATCCCTCAAATTACTGCTACTGTTGATGCAGCAGCTGCTCGTTATGACTATTGGAAAGAAACCGGTCGATATGTAACGGTCATTACCGATGGAGGAATGAGAGTTGGTGGTGACGTTGCCAAAGCGATTGCCAGCGGTGCTGATGCCGTCATGCTTGGTTCTCCTTTAGCTTCGGCGCAAGAGGCTCCGGGTCAAGGCCATCATTGGGGGATGGCAACTCCCGACCCCAACCTTCCCCGTGGTACACTGGTTAAAGTTGGCATTAAAGGAACCTTAAAAGAAATTCTGCTTGGACCCAGCCATGTCACCGATGGAACGATGAATTTTGTTGGTGCTTTAAGAGGTTCAATGGGTTCTTTGGGAGCTCAAAACATTAAAGAAATGCAGCAAATCCCTATCGATATATCTCCAAGCATTTGGACTGAAGGAAAATTTCTTCAGAAAATTCAAGGAGTGGGCATGGGGAGGTCATAATGGACAAAATCGTAATTTTAGATTTTGGTTCCCAATACACCCAGCTCATTGCTCGAAGAATCAGGGAATATCAGGTTTATTGTGAAATCTGGCCTTATCACTTAAAAGAATGTGATTTGAATAGTTCCGATATCAAAGGGATCATCCTCTCGGGAAGTCCCTACAGTGTTGCTGACTCTCGCGCTCCTTTGCTGGAAGAGATGGTTCTCAAATCCAATAAACCTTTATTGGGAATATGCTACGGTCTTCATCTTTTAGTGAAAACTTTAGGTGGGAAGGTGGTCCAGTCCCAAACTCGAGAATACGGGAAAGCCCTCCTGACAATTTTGGAAAAAAGAGGCATCTTTGAAGGTTTCGGAAACGAAATAGTTTGCTGGATGAGTCACGGTGATAGCGTTAAAGAAATTCCGCCGCAATTCCAATGTATTGCTCGAACTGAAACCTGTGACTATGCTGCTATTGTCGATGATCAGAGAAGAATTTGGGGAATTCAGTTTCACCCTGAGGTATCTCACACTCCTTTAGGAAAAGAGATATTATCCAACTTCATTTTTAACGTATGCGGATGTGCTCCGGATTGGACAGCAGAATCAATCGTCAAACAACAAATTCAATGGCTCCGCAATACTGCTCAAAAGGAAAAAGTGGTCTGTGCTTTAAGTGGTGGAGTCGATTCGGTAACTGCAGCAGTTTTAACCTACCGAGCGATTGGCGATCAGCTGAGCTGTATCTTCGTGAATAATGGTTTGATGAGAAAGGGTGAGCCAGAACACGTTCTCCGGAATATGGAAGCTCTATTGGGAAAGGGACGGGTTATTGCCGTCGATGCTAAAGATCGTTTTTTAAAAGAACTTCAGGGTGTTATCGACCCAGAACAAAAAAGAAAAATTATTGGTCGGGTTTTTATCGAAGTTTTCGAAGAAGAAGCCCGAAATTTAGGTGATGCCACTTGCTTGCTCCAGGGCACCACTTATCCTGATGTTATAGAAAGCATCTCGGTTTGCGGACCATCGGTAAAAATCAAAAGCCACCATAATGTTGGCGGGCTCCCCGAACTGATGCATCTTCGGGTAATCGAACCTTTGCGATTCCTTTTCAAAGATGAAGTCCGACAATTAGCAATAGAATTAGGCATTCCCGATGAGATTGTTTGGCGACAACCCTTTCCCGGGCCGGGTCTTGCGGTCAGAATTATTGGTGAAGTAACCGAAAACCGACTGGAAATTTTGCGGGATATGGATTACATCATCTATCAAGAGTTGAGGAATTCCCCAATTTTCAAAAAACTTTGGCAATCCTTCGGCGTGTTGGTTCCAGTTCGAAGCGTAGGCATCATGGGGGATGAGAGAACCTATAAATACGTCGGTGTACTTCGGGCTGTCATGAGTGAAGATGGGATGACCGCCGATTGGGCAAAAATTTCCTACGAAGCCTTAGACATAATCGCCCGCCGAGTGGTGAATGAAGTTGCTGGTATTGGACGAATGGTTTTTGATATTACTTCCAAACCACCGGCGACAATTGAATGGGAATAGAAAACGAATACTGTATAAATAATATTGGAAAATAAAGAGGAGGAATATCCATGCCTCTCGCAATCATCTCTGGCACCCATTGGGGTGACGAGGGAAAAGGAAAAATAGTAGATTATATCAGCCAAAAAGCCAATATAGTCATTCGAGCTCAAGGAGGGAGTAATGCCGGGCACACAGTCGTCGTTGAAGGTAAAAAATACGTCTTTCATCTTATCCCTTCAGGTATTCTTCATTCTGGTATAAAATGTATTTTAGGAGATGGTATGGTCATTGACCCTGCCGATCTTCTGCAAGAAATTCAATTTCTACGGGATAATGGATGGGAAGAATCACTGCAAAGATTACTCATCAGTGAAAAAGCCCATCTGGTTATGCCTTATCATCGTTTATTCGATCAACTCCAGGAAACTTTTCGTCAGAGTTCCCGAATCGGAACCACCGGTCGAGGGATTGGCCCTGCTTATGAGGATAAAGTTGCTCGATGGGGAATCCGGACTGTCGACCTTTTAAATCTGGATACCTTTAAAGAAAAACTCCAGCTGGTTTTAAATTATAAGAATATTATTCTGGAAAAGGTTTTTCAAAAACCTCCACTTTCTTTTAAAAGTATTTATGAACAATTTGAAAAATACTCTGAGCAATTAAAACCGTATATCGTTAATACCCTTCCTATTATTCACGACGCTCTTGCTTCCCATCAGAATCTAATCGTTGAAGGAGCCCAGGGTACCATGCTGGATCTGGATCATGGAACCTATCCCTATGTTACTTCTTCCCACCCAATAGCTGCCGGTTCTTTACTGGGAGCCAGCTTAGGTCCCCTTTCCCACATCCAATCGGTTGGAATCTGCAAAGCCTATACCTCCCGAGTCGGAGAGGGACCCTTCCCAACTGAATGTCTCGATCATATTGGTGAAACTTTACGGGAACGTGGGGGAGAGTATGGGTCCACTACCGGCCGGCCAAGACGATGTGGCTGGTTGGATGGAGTGGTGCTGAAGTATGCGGCTCGGATTAACGCTCTGACCTCTTTGGTTATAACCAAACTTGATGTCTTAGGCGGTTTTTCGAAAATTCAATTTTGCACTCATTACCGTATGGGAAATCGCATTTCTTGGGAACTTCCCAATCATTCTTTCGACTGGAATACCGCTCAGCCAGTTTACCAAGAATTGGAGGGATGGGAGAGTGATATCTCAAAAATCCAATTCTATAATGACCTTCCCCGGGCTACCCGCGATTATATTGAATTTATTGAAGATTTTATAGAAATCCCGGTGGCAATTCTCTCGGTTGGCCAAGATCGAAGCTCTACCATTGTCCGGAAAGAAATCTTTTAAAAAGGCGGCTTCTCTGGCATGGAAAGAGACACAATTCGTCAAGAAATCGAAAAATTAAGAGAAATTATTCGTCAACACGACTATCGGTATTACGTTCTTAATCAACCAACGGTTACCGATGATGAATATGATGCCTTAATGAGAAAGCTACAGGAATTGGAAAAGAACTATCCTGAATATTTAACCGCCGACTCTCCCACACAGCGGGTTGCCGGTAAACCTCAGGATGGTTTTCCGCCTTTCCTGCATTTTCAACCACTCCTGAGTCTTAGTAATGCGGTTGAAGAAGATGATATTCGAGAATTCGATCAACGGCTGCAAAGGCTTCTCAATCAAAACCAAGCTGAATATGTAGTTGAATTAAAAATTGATGGTTTGGCAATCAACCTCAGATATGAAGAAGGAATTCTTACTCATGGAGCTACCCGGGGAGACGGAACTGTTGGTGAAGATGTGACTCCGAATATTCGGACCATTAAAACCATTCCACTGCGCTTATTGGGTGACAAAATTCCCCAGGTCATTGAGATCCAGGGCGAAATATTTATGGGGAAAAACGCTTTTAACCGTCTCAACCAAGAAAGAATTGCTAAAAATGAACCTCCCTTTGCCAACCCTCGTAATGCCGCTGCGGGTTCGCTTCGTCAACTTGATCCGCGGATGACAGCCACTCGAGAACTCCATTTGTTTGTCTATGGAGCAACTTTGATTGAAAGCAACCTTTCTCCCATCACCCACTGGGAACTTCTAATGTATTTAAAAGAATTGGGATTCATGGTTAACCCCTACATTCAGTTGGTATCTTCCATAGAAGAAGTCATTGATATTCATCGTAAATGGGAAAAGAAACGAAAACAATTAGAATATGAAATCGATGGGTTGGTCATTAAACTTAATTCTTTACCCGATCGAAGTCGTTT
Protein-coding sequences here:
- a CDS encoding GuaB3 family IMP dehydrogenase-related protein, producing MHEVSLGKYRMARMTYGFDEISLVPGLRTIDPLDVDLSISIGNEHLDLPILGAAMDGVIDPIMAVTMGKLGAVGVLNLEGIFCRYQDPYPMISSLIQKSREEITSFLQKTYQEPIQESLIKERIQQIKSQGVLTAASVTPSRAQTLGIKAIEAGLDLLVIQSTVTTREFLSSRSTAFDLKSFCQGLPIPVIVGNCATYEVALELMKAGASGILVGIGPGAACTTRAVLGIGIPQITATVDAAAARYDYWKETGRYVTVITDGGMRVGGDVAKAIASGADAVMLGSPLASAQEAPGQGHHWGMATPDPNLPRGTLVKVGIKGTLKEILLGPSHVTDGTMNFVGALRGSMGSLGAQNIKEMQQIPIDISPSIWTEGKFLQKIQGVGMGRS
- the guaA gene encoding glutamine-hydrolyzing GMP synthase, whose product is MDKIVILDFGSQYTQLIARRIREYQVYCEIWPYHLKECDLNSSDIKGIILSGSPYSVADSRAPLLEEMVLKSNKPLLGICYGLHLLVKTLGGKVVQSQTREYGKALLTILEKRGIFEGFGNEIVCWMSHGDSVKEIPPQFQCIARTETCDYAAIVDDQRRIWGIQFHPEVSHTPLGKEILSNFIFNVCGCAPDWTAESIVKQQIQWLRNTAQKEKVVCALSGGVDSVTAAVLTYRAIGDQLSCIFVNNGLMRKGEPEHVLRNMEALLGKGRVIAVDAKDRFLKELQGVIDPEQKRKIIGRVFIEVFEEEARNLGDATCLLQGTTYPDVIESISVCGPSVKIKSHHNVGGLPELMHLRVIEPLRFLFKDEVRQLAIELGIPDEIVWRQPFPGPGLAVRIIGEVTENRLEILRDMDYIIYQELRNSPIFKKLWQSFGVLVPVRSVGIMGDERTYKYVGVLRAVMSEDGMTADWAKISYEALDIIARRVVNEVAGIGRMVFDITSKPPATIEWE
- a CDS encoding adenylosuccinate synthase, which translates into the protein MPLAIISGTHWGDEGKGKIVDYISQKANIVIRAQGGSNAGHTVVVEGKKYVFHLIPSGILHSGIKCILGDGMVIDPADLLQEIQFLRDNGWEESLQRLLISEKAHLVMPYHRLFDQLQETFRQSSRIGTTGRGIGPAYEDKVARWGIRTVDLLNLDTFKEKLQLVLNYKNIILEKVFQKPPLSFKSIYEQFEKYSEQLKPYIVNTLPIIHDALASHQNLIVEGAQGTMLDLDHGTYPYVTSSHPIAAGSLLGASLGPLSHIQSVGICKAYTSRVGEGPFPTECLDHIGETLRERGGEYGSTTGRPRRCGWLDGVVLKYAARINALTSLVITKLDVLGGFSKIQFCTHYRMGNRISWELPNHSFDWNTAQPVYQELEGWESDISKIQFYNDLPRATRDYIEFIEDFIEIPVAILSVGQDRSSTIVRKEIF